Proteins from one Euzebya sp. genomic window:
- a CDS encoding SDR family NAD(P)-dependent oxidoreductase: MAVQLHGKVAAITGGAQGIGKSIARALVAEGMSVAIGDLDLPLARITAAELGDRAVALDLDVTSPASVRAFVTAAEEALGPLDVMVNNAGIMLVGEFAKEDDRGTDLQLDVNVRGVLNGCKAAVQVMADRGRGHIVNIASTAGKVAVPRLVTYTTSKHAVVGATDSLRAELRGTGIDVSAIMPVPVNTRLGSGLGRSVVPPVEPDDVARAVVRVLRRRRDEAFVPGYLAVVADMTAWLPTAARAAVARLLGAYDIMVQADDAAREAYQREAVAAQRSRLP; encoded by the coding sequence ATGGCAGTCCAGCTGCACGGCAAGGTCGCCGCGATCACCGGCGGCGCGCAGGGGATCGGCAAGTCGATCGCCCGGGCGCTCGTCGCCGAGGGCATGTCGGTCGCGATCGGCGACCTCGACCTCCCCCTCGCCCGCATCACCGCAGCCGAGCTGGGTGACCGGGCGGTCGCACTGGACCTCGACGTCACGTCCCCCGCGTCGGTCCGTGCCTTCGTCACCGCCGCGGAGGAGGCGCTCGGCCCTCTCGACGTGATGGTCAACAACGCGGGGATCATGCTGGTCGGGGAGTTCGCGAAGGAGGACGACCGCGGCACCGACCTGCAGCTCGACGTCAACGTCCGCGGCGTCCTGAACGGCTGCAAGGCCGCGGTGCAGGTCATGGCGGACCGAGGGCGCGGCCACATCGTCAACATCGCCTCGACCGCCGGGAAGGTCGCGGTGCCGCGGCTCGTGACCTACACGACCTCGAAGCACGCGGTGGTCGGCGCGACCGACTCCCTGCGCGCCGAGCTCCGCGGCACCGGCATCGACGTGTCGGCCATCATGCCCGTGCCGGTCAACACGCGGCTCGGCTCGGGGCTGGGTCGCTCGGTGGTGCCGCCGGTCGAGCCCGACGACGTGGCCCGCGCCGTCGTCAGGGTCCTCCGCCGACGTCGCGACGAGGCGTTCGTCCCCGGGTACCTCGCGGTCGTCGCCGACATGACGGCCTGGCTCCCGACCGCCGCACGCGCCGCCGTGGCCCGGCTGCTCGGGGCCTACGACATCATGGTGCAGGCCGACGACGCCGCCCGCGAGGCCTACCAGCGCGAGGCCGTCGCCGCCCAGCGCAGCCGGCTGCCCTAG
- the rpsN gene encoding 30S ribosomal protein S14, protein MAKKSKIVQNQKRAEMVARQAARRAELKAIVKDPDVDFDAKLEARDALNKMKVNGSPVRLRNRDRLNGRPRGHVGFAGLSRVSFRELAHNGELPGITKSSW, encoded by the coding sequence GTGGCCAAGAAGAGCAAGATCGTCCAGAACCAGAAGCGCGCCGAGATGGTGGCCCGCCAGGCCGCACGCCGCGCCGAGCTGAAGGCCATCGTCAAGGACCCCGACGTGGACTTCGACGCGAAGCTCGAGGCCCGCGACGCGCTGAACAAGATGAAGGTGAACGGCAGCCCCGTCCGCCTGCGCAACCGCGACCGGCTCAACGGCCGGCCCCGGGGCCACGTCGGCTTCGCCGGCCTGTCCCGCGTCAGCTTCCGCGAGCTGGCGCACAACGGCGAGCTGCCGGGCATCACCAAGTCCTCCTGGTAG
- a CDS encoding ribonuclease H, protein MSGTCATCGRTFEVAADLAARYPGWTPKECPSCFRSGAGGGGGGSRRRTTLVEENLTTAEVLERYSAGPADGVFTDGSAQPNPGPGGWGAVYVVDGEIVDQRHGHDPDTTNNRMELTAIASAVELVPVGTPATIWTDSKLAVDTLTSWAHGWARRGWRRKGGEIKNLDLIKPLHAALADRPELRLEWIAAHSGNRWNEYADSLSTAYLRDTV, encoded by the coding sequence ATGAGCGGCACCTGCGCGACCTGCGGCCGGACCTTCGAGGTCGCTGCCGACCTCGCCGCCCGCTACCCCGGGTGGACGCCCAAGGAGTGCCCGTCCTGCTTCCGCAGCGGCGCCGGGGGAGGGGGCGGGGGGTCCCGCCGGAGGACGACGCTGGTCGAGGAGAACCTGACCACCGCGGAGGTGCTGGAGCGCTACAGCGCCGGCCCCGCCGACGGGGTCTTCACCGACGGCAGCGCCCAGCCGAACCCCGGCCCCGGAGGGTGGGGGGCGGTCTACGTCGTCGACGGCGAGATCGTCGACCAGCGCCACGGCCACGATCCCGACACGACGAACAACCGCATGGAGCTCACCGCGATCGCGTCGGCGGTCGAGCTGGTGCCGGTGGGCACCCCGGCGACGATCTGGACCGACTCGAAGCTCGCCGTCGACACCCTCACCTCCTGGGCGCACGGCTGGGCTCGCCGCGGCTGGCGACGCAAGGGCGGCGAGATCAAGAACCTCGACCTCATCAAGCCCCTCCACGCGGCGCTCGCCGACCGCCCGGAGCTGCGGCTCGAGTGGATCGCCGCACACTCCGGGAACCGCTGGAACGAGTACGCCGACTCCCTCTCCACGGCGTACCTGCGCGACACGGTCTGA
- a CDS encoding amidohydrolase — MGVDASDRDEPLLLVGADVVTLDDAAPSARAVLIRRRRIAWVGDDPSDVTPPGCRVLDLTGTTLQPAFVNAHTHLTNLGLMLSALDLGVAESVEDCLAAVRANVDVTPDPVLWGIGWDETRWPEHRAPTADELTVAAEGRPAMLSRSDGHCVVVDRTSLTALPLGRARGVDRGSDGRPTGLLRQEAAQVAQRWFVAQLPSATLRHARRLAVRELAASGVASAHEMGGPHRMGPDDFDAWLAGDWPIEVVAYWGDVDLDFVAERGLRRIGGSLLLDGSIGSHSAALASPYADKSGAGQLYHDTEELSEFALQATRKGIQVALHAMGDRAIGQAIDVFESVAAAIGPEQLRRTCPRLEYAALVDAADVRRLAALGVVVTAQPANDLDLATVGGTYERRLGADRARAANPLGVLQRAGVPLAFGSDDVQALDPWATVRSAASHPEEGMRMDATAALRAATLGGRLAARQPMVGAIRAGNRADLAAFEGTPAAPGQCVLTTVAGRVVHGLGLLSYA, encoded by the coding sequence ATGGGAGTGGACGCGTCCGATCGCGACGAACCGCTGCTGCTCGTGGGCGCCGACGTCGTCACGCTGGATGACGCCGCGCCGTCGGCCCGGGCGGTGCTGATCCGTCGGCGCCGGATCGCGTGGGTGGGTGACGACCCGAGCGACGTGACCCCTCCGGGGTGCCGGGTCCTCGACCTGACCGGGACGACGCTGCAGCCGGCGTTCGTCAACGCCCACACGCACCTGACCAACCTGGGGCTGATGCTCAGCGCCCTCGACCTCGGGGTCGCAGAGTCGGTCGAGGACTGCCTCGCCGCGGTCCGCGCCAACGTCGACGTCACCCCCGACCCGGTGCTGTGGGGGATCGGGTGGGACGAGACCCGGTGGCCCGAGCACCGCGCGCCGACCGCTGACGAGCTCACCGTCGCGGCCGAGGGGCGACCGGCGATGCTGTCGCGCTCGGACGGCCACTGCGTCGTGGTCGACCGCACGTCGCTGACCGCGCTGCCGCTGGGCCGGGCCCGCGGCGTGGACCGGGGCAGCGACGGCCGGCCGACGGGCCTCCTCCGCCAGGAGGCCGCGCAGGTCGCGCAGCGGTGGTTCGTGGCGCAGCTGCCGAGCGCCACCCTGCGGCACGCCCGGCGCCTCGCCGTCCGCGAGCTCGCCGCCTCCGGGGTGGCGTCCGCCCACGAGATGGGCGGCCCGCACCGCATGGGACCCGACGACTTCGACGCCTGGCTGGCCGGCGACTGGCCGATCGAGGTCGTGGCGTACTGGGGCGACGTCGACCTCGACTTCGTCGCCGAGCGCGGACTGCGCCGCATCGGCGGCTCGCTGCTGCTCGACGGCAGCATCGGGAGCCACAGCGCCGCGCTCGCCAGCCCGTATGCGGACAAGTCCGGCGCGGGGCAGCTGTACCACGACACCGAGGAGCTGAGCGAGTTCGCGCTGCAGGCGACCCGCAAGGGCATCCAGGTGGCCCTGCACGCCATGGGTGACCGCGCGATCGGCCAGGCCATCGACGTGTTCGAGTCGGTCGCGGCGGCGATCGGCCCCGAGCAGCTGCGGCGGACCTGCCCCCGACTGGAGTACGCCGCCCTGGTCGACGCCGCCGACGTCCGCCGCCTCGCCGCGCTCGGCGTGGTCGTGACGGCCCAACCGGCCAACGACCTCGACCTGGCGACGGTCGGCGGGACCTACGAGCGGCGTCTCGGAGCCGACCGGGCGCGTGCCGCCAACCCCCTGGGGGTGCTCCAGCGCGCAGGGGTGCCGCTCGCGTTCGGCTCCGACGACGTGCAGGCGCTCGACCCGTGGGCGACGGTCCGGTCGGCCGCGAGCCACCCGGAGGAGGGCATGCGGATGGACGCCACGGCCGCCCTCCGCGCTGCGACGCTGGGGGGCCGCCTGGCTGCCCGCCAACCCATGGTCGGCGCGATCAGGGCCGGCAACCGCGCTGACCTCGCTGCCTTCGAGGGAACCCCGGCGGCACCGGGCCAGTGCGTGCTCACGACCGTCGCCGGCCGGGTCGTCCACGGACTCGGCCTGCTGTCCTACGCTTGA
- a CDS encoding M24 family metallopeptidase → MGHQRTIDHAVAAMRTAGVDALLIGPGADLRHLTGYAAHALERMTLLVLRADGRHALVVPELERAAAVAGTDAVPVRTYAETADPADTVAEVLDGVPADARLGVGDQLWARFLLALQQVRPGARWQLASHVTRDVRMVKDAAGLDGLRRAGAAIDAVHRRMGEFLVPGRTEQEAGRAIAAAMREEGHDDVDFVIVGSGPNGASPHHETSDRVLSAGDAVVVDTGGPVAGWFSDCTRNYVLGSAPDGYEAAHQVLWDAQRAAVAHVRPGVTAASVDAAARQVIADAGYGDAFIHRTGHGIGLEVHEEPYITAGNDLRLQPGMTFSVEPGIYLEGRYGMRIEDIVAVTEDGVERLNTTDTALVVLPA, encoded by the coding sequence GTGGGACACCAGCGCACCATCGACCACGCCGTCGCCGCGATGCGGACCGCCGGGGTGGATGCCCTCCTGATCGGACCCGGCGCCGACCTGCGCCACCTGACCGGCTACGCCGCGCACGCGCTCGAGCGGATGACGCTGCTCGTGCTGCGCGCCGACGGCCGCCACGCCCTGGTCGTCCCAGAGCTCGAGCGCGCGGCCGCGGTCGCCGGCACCGACGCGGTGCCGGTGCGGACGTACGCGGAGACCGCCGATCCCGCGGACACCGTGGCGGAGGTGCTCGACGGCGTCCCCGCAGACGCCCGCCTCGGTGTCGGCGACCAGCTGTGGGCCCGGTTCCTGCTGGCGCTGCAGCAGGTCCGTCCGGGCGCCCGCTGGCAGCTCGCGTCCCACGTGACCCGCGACGTGCGGATGGTGAAGGACGCCGCGGGACTCGACGGGCTCCGCCGCGCCGGCGCGGCCATCGACGCGGTCCACCGCCGGATGGGGGAGTTCCTCGTACCGGGGCGGACCGAGCAGGAGGCCGGTCGGGCCATCGCCGCGGCCATGCGGGAGGAAGGTCACGACGACGTGGACTTCGTCATCGTCGGGAGCGGCCCGAACGGCGCGTCGCCGCACCACGAGACCTCGGACCGGGTCCTGTCCGCCGGCGACGCGGTGGTCGTCGACACCGGCGGACCCGTCGCGGGGTGGTTCAGCGACTGCACCCGCAACTACGTCCTCGGCTCCGCGCCGGACGGCTACGAGGCCGCCCACCAGGTCCTCTGGGACGCCCAGCGGGCCGCGGTCGCCCACGTCCGTCCGGGCGTGACCGCGGCGTCGGTGGACGCGGCCGCCCGACAGGTCATCGCCGACGCGGGCTACGGCGACGCGTTCATCCACCGCACGGGCCACGGCATCGGCCTCGAGGTCCACGAGGAGCCCTACATCACCGCCGGCAACGACCTGCGCCTGCAACCCGGCATGACGTTCTCCGTCGAGCCGGGGATCTACCTCGAGGGCCGCTACGGCATGCGGATCGAGGACATCGTCGCGGTCACCGAGGACGGCGTCGAGCGCCTGAACACGACCGACACCGCGCTGGTGGTGCTGCCGGCGTGA